The Borreliella afzelii genome includes the window AAGGTTTGAGGCTAATTATAGTAGTCTCTGCCTTTTTTTATTTTACTAAGATCGACATTGAGCTCCCCATTAAGGCTATTCTTATGATATAATGTTTGCATCCTTGGTTTTGCATTATGAAAAAAAGTTGACAAATTTGTCTTTAAGTAGGAGTATTAATTTTTGAATAAAGAATATAAAATTCTGGATAATGGCTTTATAAAGCTTATTGATTTTATGGGGAATGATAAGAGAATAGTTGAGGCCGCAAGGATTTCTTATCGAGGAGACAGTGTAAAAAGGAAAGATGAGGAACTTATTGACTATTTAATAAGAAATGGACATACAAGTCCATTGGAGCAGGTGGTTTTTACATTTCATGTTAAAGCTCCAATATTTATTGCAAGGCAGTGGATGAGGCACAGAACTGCAAGGATTAATGAAGTTTCTGGATGTTATAGCTTAGCAAGAGAAGAATTTTATGTCCCTTTAGAAGAGGATTTGAAGTATCAAATTTCTAGTAATAGTCAACCCAAAAGAGAATTTGATTCTTTGGAAAAAAAATTATCAGACAAAATAAAATATCATCAAAAACATTCTTATAAGCTTTATCAAGATATGGTCAATTCCAATATTCCAAAAGAACTTTCAAGAATAGTTTTACCCTTAAGTTTATATACTGAATGGTATTGGCAAATTGATTTAAATAATCTTTTTCATTTTATTAAATTGCGAT containing:
- the thyX gene encoding FAD-dependent thymidylate synthase, with amino-acid sequence MNKEYKILDNGFIKLIDFMGNDKRIVEAARISYRGDSVKRKDEELIDYLIRNGHTSPLEQVVFTFHVKAPIFIARQWMRHRTARINEVSGCYSLAREEFYVPLEEDLKYQISSNSQPKREFDSLEKKLSDKIKYHQKHSYKLYQDMVNSNIPKELSRIVLPLSLYTEWYWQIDLNNLFHFIKLRLALDNPKEIKENSPKEMREYAKALISIIKEIVPISFNSFENHFLRGKRFSREEIIAIVNALDLNKLSMDAEKLDLLKDKLGID